From the genome of Schaalia dentiphila ATCC 17982, one region includes:
- a CDS encoding membrane protein, whose translation MKKLFLRKAPLGERGDVPGWVLITLMTAALVVLIWGVASERLVEIFNRAMDSIAGI comes from the coding sequence ATGAAGAAACTCTTTCTCAGGAAGGCTCCCCTCGGGGAGCGCGGCGACGTGCCCGGGTGGGTCCTCATCACCCTCATGACGGCCGCGCTCGTCGTCCTCATCTGGGGTGTTGCCTCGGAGCGGCTCGTGGAGATCTTTAACCGTGCGATGGACTCGATTGCGGGCATCTGA
- a CDS encoding type II secretion system F family protein, which produces MNPWIMRALDLAVALVAGAGLVLILAAALARRPSFVDRVAQGRVQEHPPSALVAWARRVSASALDSLGSTSESVARRLSLAGMNPDVSVFRLRQAVAGVAGLVAACALVAARHASSLRASFIPLCACALVGTLLGVAGMDRFLTMRANARQRAIDASVPDCSELLALAVAAGESIPAAIERVAGCAGGPLGVELSLTAGHIRNGTPSVRALADLVERTESPALTRLSRTLTTAIERGSPLASVLHDQARDQRERSLAALMEEGGRREIAMLLPVVFLILPVTVMFALYPGLIALDFTP; this is translated from the coding sequence ATGAATCCGTGGATTATGCGTGCCCTCGACCTGGCCGTCGCCCTCGTCGCCGGCGCGGGCCTCGTCCTCATCCTGGCCGCCGCCCTCGCACGCCGTCCCTCCTTCGTCGACCGCGTCGCGCAGGGGCGCGTGCAGGAGCACCCACCCTCCGCGCTCGTCGCGTGGGCGCGCCGCGTGAGCGCCTCAGCCCTCGATTCTCTCGGGTCCACGAGCGAATCCGTGGCCCGCAGGCTCTCCCTGGCCGGTATGAACCCGGACGTGTCCGTCTTCCGGCTGCGCCAGGCAGTCGCAGGGGTGGCAGGCCTCGTCGCCGCATGCGCCCTCGTCGCCGCGCGCCACGCTTCCTCCCTGCGGGCCTCTTTCATTCCCCTGTGCGCCTGCGCGCTCGTCGGCACCCTCCTTGGGGTCGCCGGCATGGACCGCTTCCTCACCATGCGCGCGAATGCCCGCCAGCGCGCGATTGACGCCTCTGTGCCCGACTGCTCGGAACTCCTCGCGCTCGCGGTGGCCGCCGGCGAGTCGATCCCGGCCGCCATCGAGCGCGTCGCCGGCTGCGCGGGAGGTCCCCTCGGGGTAGAGCTGTCGCTGACAGCCGGGCACATCCGCAACGGCACGCCCTCCGTGCGCGCACTCGCCGACCTCGTCGAGCGCACCGAATCCCCAGCCCTCACGCGCCTGAGTCGCACCCTCACCACGGCGATCGAGCGCGGCTCGCCCCTGGCCTCGGTCCTGCACGATCAGGCGCGGGACCAGCGCGAACGCTCTCTCGCCGCCCTCATGGAAGAGGGCGGGCGCCGCGAGATCGCGATGCTCCTGCCCGTCGTCTTCCTCATCCTGCCCGTCACCGTCATGTTCGCCCTCTACCCGGGGCTCATCGCCCTGGATTTCACCCCGTGA
- a CDS encoding type II secretion system F family protein — protein MIAIVCGLVFGIGLVLAVSPWFTPPPAWRPWGPWKRLREDVARARIPGLTAARLIALSLGVGSFVALAILAVTGAWPVALIVSVGVAFLPYAWVVSRLGAHAKTVRAAWPEVIDAMVSGVRAGTALPQVLCDLAEEGPVPVRFAFEAFSRDYSANGRFELALDTMKETVADPVADRIVEALRIARSVGGADLTRLLQDLASLLREDARVRGELEARQSWTVGAARLGLAAPWVVLLLLSGGGANAHVWNSPGGVAVLCSGAGICVIAYLIMKAMGRLSTDPRNLGGAR, from the coding sequence GTGATTGCGATCGTGTGCGGGCTCGTGTTCGGGATCGGCCTTGTTCTGGCCGTGTCCCCCTGGTTTACGCCGCCTCCGGCGTGGCGCCCGTGGGGGCCGTGGAAGCGCCTGCGCGAGGACGTGGCCCGCGCCCGCATCCCCGGATTGACGGCAGCGCGCCTCATCGCGCTGAGCCTCGGAGTCGGAAGCTTTGTCGCGCTCGCTATCTTGGCCGTCACGGGAGCTTGGCCCGTCGCCCTCATCGTCTCCGTCGGCGTTGCGTTCCTGCCCTACGCGTGGGTTGTTTCCCGCCTTGGCGCGCATGCGAAGACCGTTCGGGCCGCATGGCCCGAGGTCATCGACGCCATGGTGTCCGGCGTGCGTGCGGGCACGGCGCTGCCCCAGGTGCTCTGCGATCTGGCCGAGGAGGGGCCCGTCCCCGTGCGCTTCGCCTTCGAAGCCTTCTCGCGGGATTACAGCGCTAATGGCCGTTTCGAGCTCGCCCTGGACACGATGAAAGAGACGGTCGCCGACCCCGTCGCTGACCGCATCGTCGAGGCGCTGCGCATCGCCCGATCCGTCGGCGGGGCGGACCTGACCCGCCTGCTGCAAGACCTCGCCTCGCTCCTGCGCGAGGATGCGCGCGTGCGCGGAGAACTCGAGGCGCGTCAATCCTGGACCGTGGGCGCCGCCCGACTCGGCCTCGCTGCCCCCTGGGTCGTCCTACTTCTCCTGTCGGGAGGCGGGGCCAACGCACACGTGTGGAACTCGCCGGGCGGTGTCGCCGTCCTGTGCTCGGGGGCTGGCATCTGCGTCATCGCCTACCTGATCATGAAGGCCATGGGCCGCCTGAGCACCGACCCGAGGAACCTTGGGGGCGCGCGATGA
- a CDS encoding CpaF family protein, with translation MEATTRALAARVREDLAASGVDAARDPRSVRLLIHRAIDRYAPDLLPAAREQVEADLMDDICGLGPLQALMDDPSVEEIWINAASRVFVARAGVAELTSLILTDEDVRALVERMLHHSGRRLDLSSPFVDAMLAGGERLHVVIPPVTGTSWSVNIRKHIQRARTLDDLVSVDMLAPPMREFLAAAVSVGLSVLVSGGTQAGKTTLLRALAGELPRSRRVISCEEVFELGLANWDHVAMQTRPAGAEGTGEITLRDLVRESLRMRPEYLIVGEVRGPEALDLLVALNAGVPGMATVHANSAREALDKLSILPLLAGENVTTGFVTPTLASSIDLVCHVERGVDGQRHVAEIMAVPGRVEGNRIETATLFRFDGRRCARGAGGLDLHDRFAAAGFDLASLLDWGPA, from the coding sequence ATGGAAGCCACGACGCGCGCGCTCGCCGCACGGGTGCGTGAAGACTTAGCCGCGAGCGGAGTCGACGCGGCCCGAGATCCTCGATCCGTGCGTCTGCTCATTCACCGCGCCATCGACAGGTACGCGCCCGATCTGCTGCCCGCGGCCCGCGAGCAGGTCGAAGCGGACCTCATGGACGACATCTGCGGCTTGGGCCCGCTTCAGGCGCTCATGGATGATCCCTCGGTCGAGGAAATCTGGATCAATGCGGCCTCGCGCGTGTTCGTGGCCCGCGCGGGTGTCGCAGAGCTGACCAGCCTGATCCTCACGGACGAGGACGTGCGCGCCCTCGTCGAGCGCATGCTCCACCACTCCGGGCGCAGGCTCGATCTGTCCAGCCCCTTCGTGGATGCGATGCTCGCGGGTGGGGAACGCCTCCACGTCGTTATCCCTCCCGTCACGGGAACGTCGTGGAGCGTCAACATCCGCAAGCACATCCAGCGCGCCCGCACCTTGGACGACCTGGTCTCGGTCGATATGCTCGCCCCTCCGATGAGGGAATTTTTGGCGGCCGCCGTCTCCGTTGGGCTCTCTGTCCTCGTCTCGGGCGGCACGCAGGCCGGGAAGACGACGCTCCTGCGCGCCCTCGCGGGGGAGTTGCCCAGGTCGCGCCGCGTCATCTCCTGCGAGGAAGTCTTCGAGTTGGGCCTGGCTAACTGGGACCACGTCGCGATGCAGACACGCCCGGCCGGCGCGGAGGGGACGGGCGAGATAACGCTGCGTGACCTCGTGCGCGAATCGCTGCGTATGCGCCCCGAGTACCTGATCGTCGGCGAGGTCCGAGGCCCCGAAGCCCTCGACCTGCTAGTGGCCCTCAACGCGGGCGTGCCGGGCATGGCGACTGTGCACGCGAACTCGGCCCGCGAGGCCCTCGACAAGCTCTCGATCCTGCCGCTCTTGGCGGGGGAGAATGTGACGACGGGGTTCGTCACCCCGACCCTGGCCTCGTCCATCGATCTCGTGTGTCACGTCGAGCGCGGCGTGGACGGGCAGCGCCACGTCGCCGAGATCATGGCGGTCCCGGGGCGCGTCGAAGGAAATCGGATCGAGACAGCTACCCTCTTCCGCTTCGATGGGCGCCGGTGCGCACGAGGCGCGGGTGGCCTTGACCTGCACGACCGTTTTGCCGCCGCAGGATTCGACCTCGCGTCCCTTCTGGATTGGGGGCCGGCGTGA